GTGTGACAGATCCTTATTTATTAATAGTGGGTGTTTAGATATTTAGTTGTGGTTTAATTTTGCTAAAGAATTTGGTGGgagtgtgttgtttgttttttgtagtgtgtgtatatttttagtggtgtatttttttgtattttgaaaatatgcTCTGTAATTTGTGTGTGGGTTCATGATGTGTGTACTTGGTTTTATGGgaatgtttggtgtgtgtgtgtgcgtgtgaatgacaGGTCCTTATTTATTGATTAATGGTTGATGTTTCAATATTTAGTTGTAGTTTATTCTCCATTATTGGGTGAAAGAATATGAGTACTTGTAAAGCGGGGAGATTTTAAAATTGGGTAAGGCCATTTCCACACAGTTTGCAATGTGACTACTGAGGGGAATCTTCCTTTTGCTCTCATCTCAGATCTGTTGGCAGTGTATCATCATTCTTTTACGTAATGAAATGCCCATCTGTCCTATGAAGTTTTGTTGGCATCCACCACATGTTAATGCATAGATGAAGTTTCCAGAGTTTCAGGTGCAAAGCTTGTCcatctttaaatttaaattttggtcTTTCCATTaggcataatatacatacacacacacacacacacacacacttacatatatagatgtacaaatatgtatattaattggAGCAGTCTCATGTGTAACCAGCTGAGAATGCAAAGACGATCAGGAACTCGAATGAGGATAGGAAGctctgaatgacctgtccttttttgtatcgtctaactgtccggatgttttgttgtcacctgttacattcttgttccattttttttttttctttttttacatgtatatttatacatgtatatatacaaatacacatatacatacagactgtcctcatttaatgACCTACCTATTTAACGGCCACTCAGAGTTACGATGAACTTTACAAgccgtcattacatattttacaaaatataaaaactttaaaactttaaCTGTCATATTGTGTGCTGTACAAGAACTGCCGCCGTGATGGCAGCGTATCCCGAGCACCCAGCCTCACCCTCCGACAcgctcgctctctcactctcccgcCTGTGGTCAGTCAGGCAACACAGTCACGCTCTCTGTACTTATATTACTATTTCgtctcttttttccattttctcttgcACCCCATACTACAAGATGCCTCCAAAGAGGAAGAATACATCTTCACCTGCAGCAGGAAGCGCCAAGAAACAATGGAGAGCTATTGATCttgacacaaaaatgaaaatcattacAGACTGAATTTGGAAGTGGAAGGGAATGACATTCAAGAATTAGTGGAGATCGAATTGGAAGCATTGCAGCacgtggtggtgggaggagaagaagaagaagaagaagaagaagaagaagaagaagaagaagaagaagaagaagaacgaacgaacgaacgaacgaacgaacgaacggacagAAGAAGTACAAAAGAAGTTCACTGTCAAGGGATTAGCGAGTGTTTTCTCGAAAAAATTAATTCTGCTATGCTAGAACTTCAGGTGATGGATCCAAATTTTGAGCGATTTTCCAAGGTGGAAAGGCAGACAACTGAACTTTTCCGATGTTATCGAGAAATTTATGacgaaaaaaaagaagatagcaaagcaaacaacactgacgggatttttcatgcattttgatgtcaagaatgtgttgcttttgtaatctttatccaaagtaaaacaaagttattatgtttgagtttcctttaaatcttttatatataatcctgagaaaagtttattaggcatcatatgtactgggcctggaatcacaaacatacttacgatgTCTGAGCTAGAATAATACAGTATCCATATCTTAACTTTTAaggttttccttgtgataatcttactgttactcattcatttttcaacaatttatgttagtgattcttggccctgtactgcatatacttctttatacagtacggtattctatttttatatgtacgtacagtacactaaacctattaaaaaaaaaaaacgtacccTATGAATATCCGTTTAACAACGAATTTGCTTAACGACGGGCTGTTGGAACGTAACTCGGTCATTAAATGAAGAcagtctgtatataaatatatatatgttcacatatatgtacaaatacatatacacacatatatacatatactagcaaATGCACCCATCCTTTGGATGGTGTAAATTATTATAATGGTGCACTCTGTGGATAGTTTAAGTTGAATTAGCCTGCAGTTAGAAGTCATTTCAagtgtaaaatgtataattatcattttcattagcaGTTTATAATATGGTATTAAGCAACTTAGTTAATGGATAAATTTTTTTGAACACAAATTTGGcagttagtaataaatgaaagtccATGAAATCAGATTGCAATGGCAGTAGGCATTAAGGATCCTATACCTTACTTGAAGCATTTTGAATCATCTACTTATTTTTCTCGTAATGACAGACACAACTGCATTCAAGCTTTTTTCAATGAAAGCCATGTATGATATAGAAAAGCAAGCATTTATAgaaaacacacaaatagaataaTGGTATGTACAAAACTAAATGTCAGAGCATGCCCATGAGCAAACAGCGTGCGTGAAGTAAGAAGGGTCATTGAAGGTAATGTACTGTTAACAGCAATCaaggaaatgaagcaaaatattaatgaaatgctTTCAGGAAGTCTGATTGCTAATGGCTACAGTTTGGCATAGATGTGAAGATTGCAGTAGAGGAATTACTATTGTAGGGCTGCTTTGTGGATGACACTTTTGGTTTTTCCTTCAGGAGCATAGATGAATAAGTTGTCTGATGGTTAACTCTGGAACAAATGACATAGAACTGTCCATACGAAAAACATGACTTTCAATAGTCCAATCCAACAACTTTTAGCAACTGACCATGTGCTTTGTTAATTGTCATGGCGAAGCTGAGTTCAAGAGGGAACTGAAGTCTCTGCATAGCATAGGGGCAGTCTGTTTGGGTAAGTGGAAATTTTGGAATGAAAACAGTATTGTTTTTGCTGTGTCCCATGATAATTTGGGCTTCAATGATGTGGTCTATCATTTCTTTGACCACAAGGCGAGTTCCACTGCATAATGTGGGTACATTTAGATTGCGTAGGAGAATGACAGGGCAACCAACTTTTAAGTGAAGTTCATGGGGAGGGAGTCCTGGAGGATCTTGGgagttgagaaattctgttggaaaGCATGTACACTGATCAAGGTCAGTAATGGTGTCAACTGATCTGTAACAATGTTCTTGAGAAGGTAGCTAACTGAGTAAGTTGTAGCTTAGAGTGTTGACAGCTGCATTTGTAGGAGCAAGAACATCCCTGTCGAGAACCCAATCTGGTTTTATGTATTCCATTGTAAGATTTGGGTAAACGGCAGAACATAAGTCATCAAGGCTGGAGACAGTGTGGCCAATGGTGGTAGTGTCAATGTATCCATTGTGATAGGATGTAATTTGCCCATTGCCGATTTTAAAGAGTATTTCCAAAAACTAGGTTGTAGGCTGACTAGTCTGAAGGAGTGATCTCCTGTTGATGATGAGTTGTTTCAATTGGACATGCGACCAAAGGAGGGATTTTTTAAGGCAGGCATTACACTCATCAGTGGGTGATCCTTTGGGTATGATAGGCAGAGTTTGTCAAAAGTCTCTTGCAAAAAGTAGAGTCGCACCTCCAAGGATGTTGTTCAACCTAAGGTCACTCATTGTGGTATCAGGTACTTGTAGGGAACATTTATAGGACAAAGTTGCTTCATCCCAATCAATGAGTTAGCCCTTTTTCAAAATTGTCACTTCGTTCGAGGAATGCATTATGTGGCAGGTTGGGTCTTCTTGATGTGCTACATCGAAAAGCAATTTGAAGGTAGAGTGTGCTGTTTGTCTGCCATTGAGAAGAGTTGAAGCTATTCCTGAGGAgacaacagcaatagcaaggtCACCAATATGCTGCAACTTTGCAATTAGAAGATTCAGGAGGAATATTTTTCCAGTTCCACCGGGTGCATCTAAGATGATTCcaccagtgtgtgtgtagatgtttccgAGAACAAAATTGTATACGTCAGCTTGATCACAATTCAGAAGGGGCTTGTTATCAGCAATGTACTGTTTGAGTTTGTGGATGTTGTAGGATATTTCTCTGAGAATGAGGCGATTGAGACAGGAGTTTTCATTTGTCTGGAGTGTTGAGAGAATAAGCATCCAATTGTTGACCTCCAATTGCCATAACCAAGTCTTTCAAGAGAAGAAGTCCTCTGCTGTAAATGGCAGGGGTAGTGGGAGTGTCAATGATACCTGTGATTTGGCAAGTCTGCAGCAAAATGTCATGGCACATTGAGTCTTTGTATTTATTCCAAAGTGAATGTGTCTGTCACATTGCAGAAAACCAGCATTATTGCAAAAAGGTGTCAGAGCTTGTATGGAGAACGACACAGAGAGGCCTCTTCTAGTGCATTATCATATTGATCATCTGTATCCAAAAGTCCCTGTTTGGAGCAGGCATCTTTGAAAGTGCCACATAAGTGGCCGTCCACTGTGCGAGGATCATCAAAGGAGGTTGGTCCCTTAATGACATGAAGCAGGAGCTGCAGATGGAAGCAGTTGGTGTTCAAGGGGTAAACTGTGTAGACATGTCCGATTGTGCTACCTTTGTACACAGTTGGATCCAACTGTACAGGCTGGCCTTGTTTTTGCCGTTGCTTCTGGGAAGGTGATTAATTCCATGTATAATAATGTGGTACTTCAGTGTACAAAACAGACTCTGTGAAGGGATCGACTTTGCATAGGTGAAAGAAGGCTGTGAGAGTGGTCTTTGGTGTGGCAGCTGTTTGTTGAATGAGGTTGTATTCTGTGAAGTAAATTCGCTACCTATTTTCCAAATGAACACCAAGATGAATCACAGGACTTGGGCCTAAGGTTCTCCATATGGCTTCATTGGAGGATATGTGGCATCCTGTTTCAAAAATAGTTGTAAAATCTGTTGATCATGTAGATTTTATTTGGAAAATAGCTCTCTCTGATTCTTTGGTAATGTACTTGCATACATAACATATGGATGACAGAATTAAGGAATTCTACATTGATGTGTGCATGAAAAGTTTTACAGAGCATCTTGTTGTTGGGTATGACACACCAACTATCAACCAAAAAAGTGTAGTGAGggatacaaatgaaagaaaaacaatcaatTTCTAAATGTTGCTTCGCAAAAATTTATTTCTCTTGTCCACAGCAGTCACTGTGCAACATAAATGGAAGTTTTTCCGACCCTTTCTCACCCTACAAGTCCCATTATTCTATAAGTGAAAAATCTAAAGAGTGAACTAAAtcagatttaaaatattgattttaagtgGGATGAAGTAAAATGacctatcacatacacacacatcttccatcttatagatacacacacacatgtatacaaatacatatatatatatatacatatatatatatatatatatatatacatatatatacatatatatacatacattcatatatatatatatatatataNNNNNNNNNNNNNNNNNNNNNNNNNNNNNNNNNNNNNNNNNNNNNNNNNNNNNNNNNNNNNNNNNNNNNNNNNNNNNNNNNNNNNNNNNNNNNNNNNNNNNNNNNNNNNNNNNNNNNNNNNNNNNNNNNNNNNNNNNNNNNNNNNNNNNNNNNNNNNNNNNNNNNNNNNNNNNNNNNNNNNNNNNNNNNNNNNNNNNNNNNNNNNNNNNNNNNNNNNNNNNNNNNNNNNNNNNNNNNNNNNNNNNNNNNNNNNNNNNNNNNNNNNNNNNNNNNNNNNNNNNNNNNNNNNNNNNNNNNNNNNNNNNNNNNNNNNNNNNNNNNNNNNNNNNNNNNNNNNNNNNNNNNNNNNNNNNNNNNNNNNNNNNNNNNNNNNNNNNNNNNNNNNNNNNNNNNNNNNNNNNNNNNNNNNNNNNNNNNNNNNNNNNNNNNNNNNNNNNNNNNNNNNNNNNNNNNNNNNNNNNNNNNNNNNNNNNNNNNNNNNNNNNNNNNNNNNNNNNNNNNNNNNNNNNNNNNNNNNNNNNNNNNNNNNNNNNNNNNNNNNNNNNNNNNNNNNNNNNNNNNNNNNNNNNNNNNNNNNNNNNNNNNNNNNNNNNNNNNNNNNNNNNNNNNNNNNNNNNNNNNNNNNNNNNNNNNNNNNNNNNNNNNNNNNNNNNNNNNNNNNNNNNNNNNNNNNNNNNNNNNNNNNNNNNNNNNNNNNNNNNNNNNNNNNNNNNNNNNNNNNNNNNNNNNNNNNNNNNNNNNNNNNNNNNNNNNNNNNNNNNNNNNNNNNNNNNNNNNNNNNNNNNNNNNNNNNNNNNNNNNNNNNNNNNNNNNNNNNNNNNNNNNNNNNNNNNNNNNNNNNNNNNNNNNNNNNNNNNNNNNNNNNNNNNNNNNNNNNNNNNNNNNNNNNNNNNNNNNNNNNNNNNNNNNNNNNNNNNNNNNNNNNNNNNNNNNNNNNNNNNNNNNNNNNNNNNNNNNNNNNNNNNNNNNNNNNNNNNNNNNNNNNNNNNNNNNNNNNNNNNNNNNNNNNNNNNNNNNNNNNNNNNNNNNNNNNNNNNNNNNNNNNNNNNNNNNNNNNNNNNNNNNNNNNNNNNNNNNNNNNNNNNNNNNNNNNNNNNNNNNNNNNNNNNNNNNNNNNNNNNNNNNNNNNNNNNNNNNNNNNNNNNNNNNNNNNNNNNNNNNNNNNNNNNNNNNNNNNNNNNNNNNNNNNNNNNNNNNNNNNNNNNNNNNNNNNNNNNNNNNNNNNNNNNNNNNNNNNNNNNNNNNNNNNNNNNNNNNNNNNNNNNNNNNNNNNNNNNNNNNNNNNNNNNNNNNNNNNNNNNNNNNNNNNNNNNNNNNNNNNNNNNNNNNNNNNNNNNNNNNNNNNNNNNNNNNNNNNNNNNNNNNNNNNNNNNNNNNNNNNNNNNNNNNNNNNNNNNNNNNNNNNNNNNNNNNNNNNNNNNNNNNNNNNNNNNNNNNNNNNNNNNNNNNNNNNNNNNNNNNNNNNNNNNNNNNNNNNNNNNNNNNNNNNNNNNNNNNNNNNNNNNNNNNNNNNNNNNNNNNNNNNNNNNNNNNNNNNNNNNNNNNNNNNNNNNNNNNNNNNNNNNNNNNNNNNNNNNNNNNNNNNNNNNNNNNNNNNNNNNNNNNNNNNNNNNNNNNNNNNNNNNNNNNNNNNNNNNNNNNNNNNNNNNNNNNNNNNNNNNNNNNNNNNNNNNNNNNNNNNNNNNNNNNNNNNNNNNNNNNNNNNNNNNNNNNNNNNNNNNNNNNNNNNNNNNNNNNNNNNNNNNNNNNNNNNNNNNNNNNNNNNNNNNNNNNNNNNNNNNNNNNNNNNNNNNNNNNNNNNNNNNNNNNNNNNNNNNNNNNNNNNNNNNNNNNNNNNNNNNNNNNNNNNNNNNNNNNNNNNNNNNNNNNNNNNNNNNNNNNNNNNNNNNNNNNNNNNNNNNNNNNNNNNNNNNNNNNNNNNNNNNNNNNNNNNNNNNNNNNNNNNNNNNNNNNNNNNNNNNNNNNNNNNNNNNNNNNNNNNNNNNNNNNNNNNNNNNNNNNNNNNNNNNNNNNNNNNNNNNgctagtagttcgtcttgccttcacagtggctggagtgaaaagaaagctgaccacaggtcacac
The genomic region above belongs to Octopus bimaculoides isolate UCB-OBI-ISO-001 chromosome 2, ASM119413v2, whole genome shotgun sequence and contains:
- the LOC106872535 gene encoding uncharacterized protein LOC106872535; translation: MEYIKPDWVLDRDVLAPTNAAVNTLSYNLLKFLNSQDPPGLPPHELHLKVGCPVILLRNLNVPTLCSGTRLVVKEMIDHIIEAQIIMGHSKNNTVFIPKFPLTQTDCPYAMQRLQFPLELSFAMTINKAHGQLLKVVGLDY